The Campylobacter sp. RM10537 genome has a segment encoding these proteins:
- a CDS encoding TlpA family protein disulfide reductase, with product MGKFKVQAYFIALITALFFISCSDGENFKSLDYKNYNFSYNGFEKTLKLDQKNQNFALVFFTKDCGVCKEQIKILQQLIQNYNFNIFVILGNAKNLNDAKNWAQDKGLTQLTLFYEKNAAKYLSDAIGGVYGVPVISFFEAGKMNKKFIGLTPYHILENEIKRIKN from the coding sequence TTGGGAAAATTTAAAGTCCAAGCTTATTTCATTGCTTTAATCACAGCTTTATTTTTTATATCTTGTAGCGATGGGGAAAATTTTAAAAGCTTAGATTATAAAAATTATAATTTTTCTTATAATGGTTTTGAAAAAACATTAAAACTCGATCAAAAAAATCAAAATTTTGCTTTAGTATTTTTTACTAAAGATTGTGGAGTATGTAAAGAACAAATCAAAATTTTACAACAATTAATTCAAAATTATAATTTTAATATTTTTGTGATTTTAGGAAATGCAAAAAATCTTAATGATGCTAAAAATTGGGCACAAGATAAAGGTTTAACTCAATTAACTTTATTTTACGAAAAAAATGCAGCTAAATATCTTTCAGATGCGATAGGTGGTGTTTATGGAGTTCCCGTAATTAGTTTTTTTGAAGCAGGAAAAATGAATAAAAAATTTATAGGATTAACACCTTATCATATACTTGAAAATGAAATTAAAAGGATAAAAAATTAA
- a CDS encoding TfoX/Sxy family protein, whose translation MFGEYCIYVNNKPIFLICNDVLYIKQFYFLKRILKNNEKNFPFSKAKLWYIIDIENIEILKRVVELFLSSDLILKDEK comes from the coding sequence ATGTTTGGAGAATATTGTATTTATGTAAATAATAAACCTATATTTTTAATTTGTAATGACGTATTATATATTAAGCAATTTTATTTTTTAAAAAGAATTTTAAAAAATAATGAAAAAAATTTCCCTTTTTCTAAAGCAAAATTATGGTATATTATCGATATTGAAAATATAGAAATTTTAAAACGGGTTGTAGAACTCTTTTTAAGTAGTGATTTAATTTTAAAGGATGAGAAATGA
- a CDS encoding aspartate ammonia-lyase gives MGTRKEHDFIGELEIPDDVYYGVQTYRALENFKMSGRVLKEYPFFVKAFAQVKKAAALANKDLGMVPADRADYIVKACDRIINGEFLDQFVVDMVQGGAGTSTNMNANEVITNVALEMMGHKKGEYQYLHPNDNTNFGQSTNDAYPSSIKVAVHAKMGDLLKAMEILKNELEIKAKEWKDILKIGRTELEDAVPTTLGNTFNAFASYLKSDIEKITKARESMTYLNLGATAIGTGICCHPDYKDLVEKYLSDITGTTFRPAEDFIAATQDTADFVHVSGALKTAAVRLSKIANDIRLMNSGPRCGLGEVNLPQMQPGSSIMPGKVNPVIPEVVGEACYEVIGNDVTIALCSERGEFELNAFEPGIAYALFNSLVLLENAMLTLANKAIKHLTANPENCKKTMLNSVCLVTALNPYIGYENSASVAKEALQTGKSVADIVLERGLLTKEKLDEYLTPENMLNPRIEK, from the coding sequence ATGGGAACAAGAAAAGAACATGATTTTATAGGAGAACTAGAAATTCCTGATGATGTTTATTATGGAGTGCAAACTTACAGAGCTTTAGAAAATTTTAAAATGAGTGGAAGGGTTTTAAAGGAATATCCATTTTTTGTTAAAGCTTTTGCACAAGTTAAAAAAGCAGCAGCTTTGGCTAATAAAGATTTAGGTATGGTTCCAGCCGATAGGGCTGATTATATTGTAAAAGCTTGTGATAGAATCATCAATGGTGAATTTTTAGATCAATTTGTAGTTGATATGGTTCAAGGTGGTGCTGGAACAAGTACAAATATGAATGCTAATGAAGTAATTACAAATGTTGCTCTTGAGATGATGGGTCATAAAAAAGGTGAATATCAATATCTTCATCCAAATGATAATACTAATTTTGGTCAATCAACTAATGATGCTTACCCAAGCTCTATTAAAGTCGCAGTTCACGCTAAAATGGGTGATTTGCTTAAAGCTATGGAAATATTAAAAAATGAATTAGAAATTAAAGCAAAAGAATGGAAAGATATATTAAAAATTGGAAGAACAGAGCTTGAAGATGCAGTTCCTACAACCTTAGGAAATACTTTTAATGCTTTTGCAAGTTATTTAAAAAGCGATATAGAAAAAATCACTAAAGCAAGAGAGTCAATGACATATCTAAATTTAGGAGCAACAGCAATCGGAACAGGAATTTGTTGTCATCCAGATTATAAAGACTTAGTTGAAAAATACTTAAGTGATATAACAGGCACCACCTTTAGGCCTGCGGAGGATTTTATAGCAGCTACTCAAGATACAGCTGATTTTGTTCATGTAAGTGGAGCTTTAAAAACTGCTGCAGTAAGACTTTCAAAAATTGCTAATGATATAAGATTAATGAATTCAGGCCCAAGATGTGGTTTAGGTGAAGTTAATTTACCTCAAATGCAACCAGGTAGTTCTATTATGCCAGGAAAAGTAAATCCAGTCATTCCAGAAGTTGTAGGAGAGGCTTGTTATGAAGTTATAGGAAATGATGTTACCATAGCACTTTGCTCAGAAAGAGGTGAATTTGAGCTTAATGCGTTTGAGCCAGGAATTGCTTATGCTTTATTTAATTCTTTAGTCCTTTTAGAAAATGCAATGTTAACTTTAGCCAATAAAGCAATCAAACACTTAACAGCTAATCCTGAAAATTGTAAAAAAACCATGTTAAATTCTGTTTGTTTGGTTACTGCTTTAAATCCTTATATAGGATATGAAAATTCAGCATCAGTTGCAAAAGAAGCTTTGCAAACTGGAAAAAGTGTTGCTGATATAGTTTTAGAAAGGGGCTTATTAACCAAGGAAAAATTAGATGAATACTTAACTCCTGAAAATATGTTAAATCCGCGTATTGAAAAATAA
- the lpoB gene encoding penicillin-binding protein activator LpoB translates to MKNLFLAASYIFLVFFLVACGSPIYTDGYASQKKQGDALTLGLDREDFEKTAQKMIESMLKDPAFANISQGQRKVIAIGKIINDTPQRIDTNKLISKITIALRKSGKFILTTAVAAGGAQDDMSEAVRELRNNEEFNQNTISKKGTLVAPDFSLSGKIRQDTVKLKNGDIQAEYFFHLTLTDLNSGLAYWEDEKTIDKTGTSKSVTW, encoded by the coding sequence ATGAAAAATTTATTTTTAGCAGCTTCTTATATTTTTTTAGTTTTTTTTCTCGTAGCTTGTGGATCGCCTATTTACACTGATGGTTATGCGAGTCAAAAAAAACAAGGAGATGCTTTAACTTTGGGACTTGATAGGGAAGACTTTGAAAAAACAGCACAAAAAATGATTGAAAGTATGTTAAAGGATCCTGCTTTTGCTAATATTTCACAAGGTCAAAGAAAAGTTATAGCTATTGGAAAAATTATTAATGATACTCCTCAAAGAATTGATACAAATAAACTTATAAGTAAAATAACTATAGCGCTTCGAAAATCAGGTAAATTTATTCTTACTACGGCAGTTGCAGCAGGAGGTGCTCAAGATGACATGAGTGAAGCTGTAAGAGAGCTACGCAATAATGAAGAATTTAATCAAAATACTATTTCCAAAAAAGGAACTTTAGTAGCTCCAGATTTTTCTTTGAGTGGAAAAATTCGTCAAGATACTGTTAAGCTCAAAAATGGTGATATACAAGCAGAGTATTTTTTTCATTTAACGCTTACAGATTTAAATTCAGGGCTTGCTTATTGGGAAGATGAAAAAACAATTGACAAAACAGGAACAAGCAAATCGGTGACTTGGTAA
- a CDS encoding ABC transporter permease: MENRFFLNELFKSLSFSYQRLFIIILSIFIGALTCSAFLNIYFDIDIKLSKELKAYGANVIISPKNIDENFISNAKYEEIKQKLKARALTPFLYEFLNLGSTSAVVLGTDFKALKLTKPFLEIKDGSFSLRDFNDNSIFLGIDLAKQLGLKVGNELQIYNPNNGKSVKLTIKAIFSSNDEFDSIALASLNVIQNLSDTQGINYANAIVDGNFQNVWSQTQAISDNTINVKPISSVSLSENLVLKKIKTLMFLIVIIVLIIVTTSVNTTLSSIIFSRKKEIALRLALGAKKSEIFKLFASECFIVSLIASIIGAFCGIFLANIFGYLIFNSSIDFRFKAVLISIIISLAFAFFAAFLPIKKALKINICDNLKGD, encoded by the coding sequence ATGGAAAATAGATTTTTTCTAAACGAACTTTTTAAAAGCCTTAGTTTTTCCTATCAAAGACTTTTTATTATTATTTTATCCATTTTCATAGGTGCATTAACTTGTTCAGCATTTTTAAATATCTATTTTGACATAGATATAAAACTCTCAAAAGAATTAAAAGCTTATGGAGCAAATGTGATTATAAGTCCTAAAAATATAGATGAAAATTTTATCTCTAATGCTAAATATGAAGAAATCAAACAGAAATTAAAAGCTAGAGCTTTAACTCCATTTTTATACGAATTTTTAAATTTAGGCAGCACAAGTGCTGTTGTTTTAGGAACAGATTTTAAAGCCTTAAAGCTTACTAAACCTTTTTTAGAGATAAAAGACGGGAGCTTTTCTTTAAGAGATTTTAATGATAATTCTATTTTTTTGGGTATTGATTTAGCTAAACAATTAGGGCTTAAAGTAGGAAATGAATTACAAATTTACAATCCAAACAATGGAAAAAGTGTTAAATTAACCATTAAAGCTATATTTTCAAGTAATGATGAATTTGATAGTATCGCTTTAGCATCTTTAAATGTGATTCAAAATTTAAGCGATACTCAAGGTATTAATTATGCTAATGCTATAGTTGATGGCAACTTTCAAAATGTTTGGAGTCAAACTCAAGCTATTAGTGATAATACTATTAATGTTAAACCTATATCATCGGTATCTTTGAGCGAAAATTTAGTTCTTAAAAAAATAAAAACCTTAATGTTTTTAATCGTCATTATTGTTTTAATTATAGTCACAACTAGTGTCAATACCACATTAAGTTCTATTATATTTTCCAGAAAAAAAGAAATTGCTTTACGTTTGGCATTAGGTGCAAAAAAGAGTGAAATTTTTAAACTTTTTGCAAGCGAATGTTTCATTGTAAGCTTGATAGCAAGTATTATAGGAGCATTTTGCGGAATATTTTTGGCTAATATTTTTGGCTATTTAATTTTTAATTCCAGTATTGATTTTAGATTTAAAGCAGTATTAATATCTATCATTATTTCTTTAGCTTTTGCTTTTTTTGCTGCTTTTTTGCCTATAAAAAAGGCTTTAAAAATTAATATTTGTGATAATTTGAAAGGTGATTAA
- the obgE gene encoding GTPase ObgE, producing the protein MFIDSVKITLASGDGGKGAVSFRREKHVPLGGPDGGDGGNGGDIIFICDNNTHTLVNFKGKKELRAQNGAAGMGRNKNGKKGENLELIVPEGTQVIDAQTNEILLDLIKEGQREVFLKGGKGGLGNTHFKHATNQRPDYAQPGIKGESRLVRLELKLIADVGLVGFPNVGKSTLISVVSNAKPEIANYEFTTLTPKLGLVDVDEYNSFVMADIPGIIEGASGGKGLGLAFLKHIERTSFLLFVLDPLREMPLKEQFVVLRNELEKFSKELFGRKFGIMISKSDSVNLGVDFAKQIAENIINLKDYLKSIENPQSFLIEVSSLEKTGLKELKFMLLEEIKKLRKKT; encoded by the coding sequence ATGTTTATAGATAGTGTTAAGATTACTTTAGCTTCAGGTGATGGAGGTAAAGGCGCTGTAAGTTTTCGTCGTGAAAAACATGTTCCATTAGGTGGCCCTGATGGTGGCGATGGCGGAAATGGTGGAGATATCATTTTTATATGTGATAACAATACACATACTCTTGTTAATTTTAAAGGTAAAAAGGAACTTCGTGCGCAAAATGGTGCAGCTGGTATGGGGCGTAATAAAAATGGAAAAAAAGGTGAAAATTTAGAACTCATTGTTCCAGAGGGTACTCAAGTTATTGATGCTCAAACAAATGAAATTTTACTTGATTTAATTAAAGAAGGACAAAGAGAAGTATTTTTAAAAGGTGGAAAAGGCGGGCTTGGAAATACTCATTTTAAACACGCAACCAATCAACGTCCCGATTATGCACAACCTGGTATAAAAGGAGAGAGTCGTTTAGTAAGACTTGAGCTCAAATTGATCGCTGATGTAGGACTTGTAGGTTTTCCAAATGTGGGAAAATCGACTCTTATTAGTGTAGTTTCAAACGCAAAACCTGAAATTGCAAATTATGAATTTACCACACTAACACCAAAACTTGGTCTTGTTGATGTAGATGAGTATAATTCTTTTGTGATGGCAGATATTCCTGGTATTATCGAGGGTGCAAGTGGAGGAAAAGGTTTGGGCCTTGCTTTTTTAAAGCATATAGAAAGAACATCTTTTTTACTTTTTGTGCTAGATCCTTTAAGAGAAATGCCTTTAAAAGAACAATTTGTAGTGCTAAGAAATGAGCTTGAAAAATTTTCTAAAGAGCTTTTTGGGCGTAAATTTGGTATCATGATTTCAAAAAGCGATAGCGTAAATTTAGGTGTTGATTTTGCGAAACAAATCGCAGAGAATATAATAAATTTAAAAGATTATTTAAAAAGCATAGAAAATCCACAAAGTTTCTTAATCGAGGTTTCAAGTCTTGAAAAAACAGGGCTTAAGGAGCTTAAATTTATGCTTTTAGAAGAGATTAAGAAGTTAAGGAAAAAAACTTAA
- a CDS encoding CsgG/HfaB family protein: MRKFFVLIAFFSLLWAENQNIIKAQNEKNIIIYDYSPAQDVNFSNIQSLKILPHQRSKFQKIMQGIGTGQTREDALNNALIDVLSKLKGISKFNLRQEIKNIDFKFSALGEVIQDSKNILQNIINGRIDSYEVTSAENNGTSWEVKILAYKYLYQNDQKPKLILFDENYGKLGENLTQALNNIFSNDSYFTLLERKNDFKSEDKLIESAQGSSDERSKLGNVLGTDYILEYKILDVSKQNNYITYQDDKKLKINISFKLIFYPTREIVLSKTLSANFMLAHDIQKEQKYWENIALMMQKYIQNSLFNTNAFDENKQDKGKDSTYKLHESGGVDLGF, from the coding sequence ATGAGAAAATTTTTTGTTTTAATAGCTTTTTTCTCTTTACTTTGGGCTGAAAATCAAAATATTATAAAAGCTCAAAATGAAAAGAATATTATTATTTATGATTACTCTCCCGCTCAAGATGTAAATTTTAGTAATATTCAAAGTCTAAAAATACTTCCGCATCAAAGATCTAAATTTCAAAAAATTATGCAAGGTATAGGGACGGGTCAAACGAGAGAAGATGCTTTAAATAATGCTTTAATTGATGTCTTATCCAAGCTTAAGGGGATATCAAAGTTTAATTTAAGACAAGAAATCAAAAATATTGATTTTAAATTTTCAGCTTTAGGAGAAGTGATTCAAGATTCAAAGAATATACTTCAAAATATAATTAATGGGCGTATTGATAGCTATGAAGTTACTTCTGCTGAAAATAATGGAACAAGTTGGGAAGTTAAAATATTGGCCTATAAATATCTTTATCAAAATGATCAAAAGCCTAAACTAATACTTTTTGATGAAAATTATGGAAAATTAGGAGAAAATTTAACCCAAGCTTTAAATAATATTTTCTCTAATGATAGTTATTTTACTCTTTTGGAAAGAAAAAACGATTTTAAAAGCGAAGATAAACTTATCGAAAGTGCTCAAGGTTCTAGTGATGAAAGATCTAAACTAGGGAATGTTTTAGGTACTGATTATATTTTAGAGTATAAAATTTTAGATGTATCTAAGCAAAATAATTATATTACTTATCAAGATGATAAAAAATTAAAGATAAATATCTCTTTTAAACTTATATTTTATCCTACAAGAGAAATAGTATTGTCAAAAACTTTAAGTGCGAATTTTATGCTTGCTCATGATATTCAAAAAGAGCAAAAATATTGGGAAAATATCGCTTTAATGATGCAAAAATATATACAAAATTCTCTTTTTAATACCAACGCATTTGATGAAAATAAGCAAGACAAAGGCAAAGATTCTACTTATAAGCTTCATGAAAGTGGTGGGGTTGATCTTGGATTTTAG
- the rplU gene encoding 50S ribosomal protein L21 has translation MYAIMKHSGKQYKVSVNDELKLDHFEAESKAIIEVNEVLAICDKDIKVGAPFVAGAKVVLEVINHGKDRKVVIYKKRRRKDSKLKRGFRRQFTRVMVKDIKA, from the coding sequence ATGTATGCTATTATGAAACACAGCGGAAAGCAGTATAAAGTTAGCGTTAATGATGAGTTAAAGCTAGATCACTTTGAAGCTGAAAGCAAAGCTATTATTGAAGTGAATGAAGTACTTGCAATTTGCGATAAAGATATTAAGGTAGGTGCGCCTTTCGTAGCAGGTGCAAAAGTTGTTTTAGAAGTGATCAATCACGGAAAAGATAGGAAAGTTGTAATTTATAAAAAAAGACGCAGAAAAGATTCTAAACTTAAACGAGGTTTTAGAAGACAATTTACTCGCGTTATGGTTAAAGATATTAAAGCTTAA
- a CDS encoding TlpA family protein disulfide reductase yields MKYLYIFIALLLLNACSFENHKSAKIGEVAAEISAKNLLGNKINLNDDKNNLKVLVFFQNGCSSCLKELPYLDDFIQNYPNKISVYAINSANDMQTIQSLAKKFDFKNVKILKDDLKITQDRYAVFATPTTIIIKNGIIKDRILGETPWENLKSKLISLL; encoded by the coding sequence ATGAAATACTTATATATTTTTATTGCTTTACTCTTACTTAACGCATGCTCTTTTGAAAATCATAAAAGTGCAAAAATAGGAGAAGTTGCAGCAGAAATTTCAGCTAAAAATCTCTTGGGCAATAAAATCAATTTAAATGATGATAAAAATAATTTAAAAGTATTGGTTTTTTTTCAGAACGGTTGCTCTTCTTGCTTAAAAGAATTGCCTTATTTAGATGATTTTATACAAAATTATCCAAATAAAATTAGCGTTTATGCAATCAATTCAGCTAATGATATGCAAACTATACAATCTTTAGCTAAAAAATTTGATTTTAAAAACGTCAAAATTTTAAAAGATGATCTTAAAATAACTCAAGATAGATATGCTGTATTTGCAACACCAACCACTATAATCATTAAAAATGGAATTATAAAAGATAGAATTTTAGGAGAAACACCTTGGGAAAATTTAAAGTCCAAGCTTATTTCATTGCTTTAA
- a CDS encoding ABC transporter ATP-binding protein: protein MKELIKITNLSKNFGKVKALNNINLNVYQGEWLAIMGPSGSGKSTLLNILSLMDTPSSGQYILDGQNLEEINEEQKIQLRREKIGLIFQQFHLIPYLNALENVILSQYYHSCIDEEDARMMLEKVGLSHRLSHLPNQLSGGEQQRVCIARSLINNPELLLADEPTGNLDEANEEIVLQTLKKLKNEGKTIVLITHNPDLAKFADRTICLHHGVLK from the coding sequence ATGAAAGAATTAATAAAAATAACAAATCTTAGTAAAAATTTTGGCAAAGTTAAAGCTTTAAATAATATCAATTTAAATGTTTATCAAGGAGAATGGCTTGCAATTATGGGTCCATCAGGAAGTGGAAAATCAACACTTTTAAATATTTTATCCTTAATGGATACTCCAAGCAGCGGCCAATATATCTTAGATGGACAAAATTTAGAAGAAATTAACGAAGAACAAAAAATACAATTACGCAGAGAAAAAATAGGGCTCATATTCCAGCAATTTCATCTTATTCCTTATTTAAATGCTTTAGAAAATGTGATACTTTCTCAATATTATCATTCTTGTATTGATGAAGAAGATGCAAGAATGATGCTTGAAAAAGTTGGTCTTTCGCATCGTTTAAGTCATTTGCCTAATCAACTTAGCGGAGGAGAGCAACAAAGAGTTTGTATTGCAAGATCTCTAATTAACAATCCAGAACTTTTGCTTGCAGATGAGCCCACAGGAAATTTAGATGAAGCTAATGAAGAAATCGTTCTTCAAACTCTAAAAAAACTCAAAAATGAAGGAAAGACGATTGTTCTAATTACTCATAATCCAGATTTAGCTAAATTTGCCGATAGAACTATATGTTTACATCATGGAGTTTTAAAATGA
- a CDS encoding DUF411 domain-containing protein, translated as MKKMILAFFMIATASILQAKNLEIYESPTCMCCDYWAAYMKKKGYSVNVHKTDDFLKIKDQYGVKNEYQSCHTGIIEGYVVEGHVPESAVAWLLENKPKDVIGISAPGMPQGSPGMEQGYNEKYPVILMKKDGSYEIYGYFLGDQKL; from the coding sequence ATGAAAAAAATGATTTTAGCTTTTTTTATGATTGCAACTGCTTCTATTTTACAGGCTAAAAATTTAGAAATCTACGAGAGTCCTACTTGTATGTGTTGTGATTATTGGGCAGCTTATATGAAGAAAAAAGGTTATAGTGTAAATGTGCATAAAACAGATGATTTTCTAAAAATTAAAGATCAATATGGCGTCAAAAACGAATATCAAAGTTGCCATACAGGAATTATTGAAGGCTATGTTGTTGAAGGACATGTTCCTGAAAGTGCTGTAGCTTGGCTTCTTGAAAACAAACCAAAAGATGTTATAGGAATTTCAGCTCCTGGAATGCCACAAGGAAGTCCTGGAATGGAACAAGGTTATAATGAAAAATATCCTGTAATTTTAATGAAAAAAGATGGAAGTTATGAAATTTATGGTTATTTTTTAGGAGATCAAAAACTTTAA
- the ung gene encoding uracil-DNA glycosylase: MEKMAINLENIKINEDWKFFLKEEFLKPYFLEIKKKYIHALKNKKIIYPPANLTFNAFNLTPLKDLKVIILGQDPYHQEGQAMGLSFSVPKGIKIPPSLANIYKELYYDLKIQPAKDGDLSFWAKQGVLLLNSILSVEAGKPASHSTWGWQKFSDAVISKLSMEKKGLVFILWGNFAKSKKNLIDTKKHFILEASHPSPLARTGFLGCKHFSKVNEILKSLGKEIINWELK; the protein is encoded by the coding sequence ATGGAAAAAATGGCTATTAATCTAGAAAATATTAAAATAAATGAGGATTGGAAATTTTTTTTAAAAGAAGAATTTTTAAAACCTTATTTTTTAGAAATTAAAAAAAAATATATTCATGCTCTAAAGAACAAAAAAATAATCTATCCTCCAGCAAATTTAACTTTTAATGCCTTTAATCTTACTCCTTTAAAAGATTTAAAAGTGATCATTTTAGGGCAAGATCCTTATCATCAAGAAGGTCAAGCAATGGGACTTAGTTTTTCAGTCCCTAAAGGAATTAAAATTCCACCAAGTTTGGCTAATATTTATAAAGAACTTTATTATGATTTAAAAATTCAACCTGCAAAAGATGGAGATTTAAGTTTTTGGGCAAAACAAGGAGTTTTGCTTTTAAATTCCATTCTTAGCGTTGAAGCTGGAAAACCTGCGAGTCATAGCACTTGGGGATGGCAAAAATTTAGTGATGCTGTTATATCTAAACTCAGCATGGAAAAAAAAGGGCTTGTTTTTATACTTTGGGGTAATTTTGCAAAGTCTAAAAAAAATCTTATTGATACAAAAAAACATTTTATACTAGAAGCTTCTCACCCCAGTCCGCTAGCTAGAACAGGATTTTTAGGCTGCAAACATTTTTCAAAAGTCAATGAAATTTTAAAAAGTTTAGGAAAAGAAATTATAAATTGGGAATTAAAATAA
- a CDS encoding anaerobic C4-dicarboxylate transporter, with the protein MSVELILQIVVFLGSIFIGIRLGGIAIGYAGGIGVVILGLALGMKPGSIPWDVILIIAAAIAAISAMQQAGGLDYMVRLTERFLRRHPRFINYLAPICGWLLTLLAGTGNAVFSLMPVVVDVAKSQNIKPSVPLSLMVVASQIGITASPVSAAVVYMSGVLEQFGWNYPTLLGIWISTTFIACILTAFIVSLITPLDLSKCKIYQERLKVGLVKDANEVLQAQDKPGAKLSVGIFLITVLCVVLYATAISSNIRWIDPVVIPRDSAIMSFLLTAATLITWFCKVDPAKILDTSVFKSGMTACVCVFGVAWLGNTFVSGHTQEITDLASNWVKQIPATLAVAFFFASMLLYSQAATAKAIVPVVIASLGITAANPNDSYMLVACFAAVSALFVLPTYPTLLGAVQMDDTGTTRIGKFIFNHSFFIPGVLAIAISVALGFVAAGFLK; encoded by the coding sequence ATGAGTGTGGAGTTGATTTTACAAATAGTCGTCTTTTTGGGTTCTATTTTTATAGGAATTCGCTTAGGGGGTATAGCTATAGGCTATGCAGGAGGTATAGGAGTTGTTATTTTAGGACTTGCTTTAGGTATGAAGCCAGGTAGCATTCCTTGGGATGTTATTTTAATTATTGCTGCAGCTATTGCAGCAATTTCTGCAATGCAACAAGCTGGTGGTCTTGATTATATGGTAAGGCTGACTGAGAGATTTTTAAGAAGGCATCCGAGATTTATTAACTATCTAGCTCCAATTTGTGGATGGCTCTTGACTCTCTTAGCAGGAACAGGCAATGCCGTATTTTCTTTAATGCCCGTAGTTGTCGATGTTGCAAAATCTCAAAATATTAAACCTTCAGTTCCACTTTCTTTGATGGTGGTTGCTTCTCAAATAGGTATTACTGCATCTCCTGTAAGCGCTGCCGTTGTTTATATGAGTGGGGTTTTAGAACAATTTGGATGGAATTATCCAACATTATTAGGAATTTGGATCAGTACAACTTTTATCGCTTGTATTTTAACAGCTTTTATAGTTAGTCTTATTACTCCATTAGATCTTAGCAAATGTAAAATTTATCAAGAGCGTTTAAAAGTAGGGCTTGTTAAGGATGCTAATGAAGTTTTGCAAGCACAAGATAAACCAGGTGCTAAACTTTCAGTTGGAATTTTTCTAATTACAGTTTTATGTGTGGTTTTGTATGCTACAGCAATTTCTAGTAACATTAGATGGATAGATCCTGTTGTTATTCCAAGAGATTCTGCGATTATGAGCTTTTTATTAACAGCAGCTACTTTGATTACTTGGTTTTGTAAAGTGGATCCAGCAAAAATTTTGGATACAAGTGTTTTTAAAAGTGGTATGACGGCTTGTGTTTGTGTTTTTGGTGTTGCTTGGCTTGGAAATACTTTCGTTTCGGGTCACACACAAGAAATTACAGATTTAGCAAGCAATTGGGTAAAACAAATTCCAGCAACACTTGCGGTTGCATTTTTCTTTGCTAGTATGCTTTTATATTCTCAAGCAGCTACAGCTAAAGCTATTGTTCCAGTAGTGATTGCTTCTTTAGGTATCACCGCTGCCAATCCAAATGATTCTTATATGTTAGTGGCGTGTTTTGCTGCAGTTTCTGCACTTTTTGTTCTTCCAACTTATCCAACCTTACTTGGTGCTGTGCAAATGGATGATACTGGAACAACAAGAATAGGTAAATTTATCTTTAATCACTCTTTCTTTATACCAGGTGTTTTAGCTATTGCGATTTCAGTAGCTTTGGGTTTTGTTGCAGCTGGTTTTTTAAAGTAA
- the rpmA gene encoding 50S ribosomal protein L27, giving the protein MAHKKGQGSTQNNRDSIGRRLGVKKFGGEFVRAGNIIIRQRGTATHAGNNVGMGKDHTIFALIDGFVKFERKDKDRKKVSVYPA; this is encoded by the coding sequence ATGGCACACAAGAAAGGTCAAGGTTCAACTCAGAATAATCGCGATTCTATCGGTCGTCGTTTAGGTGTTAAAAAATTTGGTGGCGAATTTGTTAGAGCTGGAAATATCATCATTCGCCAAAGAGGAACAGCAACACACGCAGGTAACAATGTGGGTATGGGAAAAGATCATACTATCTTTGCTTTAATTGATGGTTTTGTTAAATTTGAAAGAAAAGATAAAGATAGAAAAAAAGTTTCTGTTTATCCTGCTTAA